The following coding sequences are from one Zalophus californianus isolate mZalCal1 chromosome 15, mZalCal1.pri.v2, whole genome shotgun sequence window:
- the SFRP5 gene encoding secreted frizzled-related protein 5 isoform X1 translates to MQATAGGARAAALALLLGALQGAPARAQEYDYYGWQAEPLHGRAYSKPPQCLDIPADLPLCHTVGYKRMRLPNLLEHESLAEVKQQASSWLPLLAKRCHSDTQVFLCSLFAPVCLDRPIYPCRSLCEAVRAGCAPLMEAYGFPWPEMLHCHKFPLDNDLCITMQFGHLPATAPPVTKICAQCEMEHSADGLMEQMCSSDFVVKMRIKEIKIENGDRKLIGAQKKKQLLKPGPLKRKDTKRLVLHMKSGASCPCPQLDSLTGSFLLMGRQVDGQLLLMAVYRWDRKNKEMKFAVKFMFSYPCSLYYPFFYGAAEPH, encoded by the exons ATGCAGGCGACGGCGGGGGGCGCGCGGGCGGCCGCGCTGGCGCTGCTGCTGGGGGCGCTGCAAGGGGCGCCGGCGCGCGCCCAGGAGTACGACTACTATGGGTGGCAGGCGGAGCCGCTGCACGGGCGCGCGTACTCCAAGCCGCCGCAGTGCCTCGACATCCCCGCGGACCTGCCGCTCTGCCACACGGTGGGCTACAAGCGCATGCGGCTGCCCAACCTGCTGGAGCACGAGAGCCTGGCCGAGGTGAAGCAGCAGGCGAGCAGCTGGCTGCCGCTGCTGGCCAAGCGCTGCCACTCCGACACACAGgtcttcctctgctctctcttcgCGCCCGTCTGCCTCGACCGGCCCATCTATCCGTGCCGCTCGCTGTGCGAGGCCGTGCGCGCCGGCTGCGCGCCGCTCATGGAGGCCTACGGCTTCCCCTGGCCCGAGATGCTGCACTGCCACAAGTTCCCCCTGGACAACGACCTCTGCATCACTATGCAGTTCGGACACCTGCCTGCCACCGCGCCTCCAG TGACCAAGATCTGTGCCCAGTGTGAGATGGAGCACAGTGCCGACGGCCTCATGGAGCAGATGTGTTCCAGCGACTTcg tggttaAAATGCGCATCAAGGAGATCAAGATAGAGAATGGGGACCGGAAGCTGATTGGAGCCCAGAAAAAGAAGCAGCTACTCAAGCCAGGCCCCTTGAAGCGCAAGGACACCAAGAGGCTGGTGCTGCACATGAAGAGCGGCGCCAGCTGCCCCTGCCCACAGCTGGACAGCCTGACCGGCAGCTTCCTGCTCATGGGCCGCCAAGTGGACGGGCAGCTGCTGCTCATGGCCGTCTACCGCTGGGACAGGAAGAATAAGGAGATGAAGTTCGCGGTCAAATTCATGTTCTCCTACCCCTGCTCCCTCTACTACCCCTTCTTCTATGGGGCTGCTGAACCCCACTGA
- the SFRP5 gene encoding secreted frizzled-related protein 5 isoform X2, whose translation MQATAGGARAAALALLLGALQGAPARAQEYDYYGWQAEPLHGRAYSKPPQCLDIPADLPLCHTVGYKRMRLPNLLEHESLAEVKQQASSWLPLLAKRCHSDTQVFLCSLFAPVCLDRPIYPCRSLCEAVRAGCAPLMEAYGFPWPEMLHCHKFPLDNDLCITMQFGHLPATAPPGSAAAAPALTKICAQCEMEHSADGLMEQMCSSDFVVKMRIKEIKIENGDRKLIGAQKKKQLLKPGPLKRKDTKRLVLHMKSGASCPCPQLDSLTGSFLLMGRQVDGQLLLMAVYRWDRKNKEMKFAVKFMFSYPCSLYYPFFYGAAEPH comes from the exons ATGCAGGCGACGGCGGGGGGCGCGCGGGCGGCCGCGCTGGCGCTGCTGCTGGGGGCGCTGCAAGGGGCGCCGGCGCGCGCCCAGGAGTACGACTACTATGGGTGGCAGGCGGAGCCGCTGCACGGGCGCGCGTACTCCAAGCCGCCGCAGTGCCTCGACATCCCCGCGGACCTGCCGCTCTGCCACACGGTGGGCTACAAGCGCATGCGGCTGCCCAACCTGCTGGAGCACGAGAGCCTGGCCGAGGTGAAGCAGCAGGCGAGCAGCTGGCTGCCGCTGCTGGCCAAGCGCTGCCACTCCGACACACAGgtcttcctctgctctctcttcgCGCCCGTCTGCCTCGACCGGCCCATCTATCCGTGCCGCTCGCTGTGCGAGGCCGTGCGCGCCGGCTGCGCGCCGCTCATGGAGGCCTACGGCTTCCCCTGGCCCGAGATGCTGCACTGCCACAAGTTCCCCCTGGACAACGACCTCTGCATCACTATGCAGTTCGGACACCTGCCTGCCACCGCGCCTCCAGgtagcgccgccgccgcccccgcgc TGACCAAGATCTGTGCCCAGTGTGAGATGGAGCACAGTGCCGACGGCCTCATGGAGCAGATGTGTTCCAGCGACTTcg tggttaAAATGCGCATCAAGGAGATCAAGATAGAGAATGGGGACCGGAAGCTGATTGGAGCCCAGAAAAAGAAGCAGCTACTCAAGCCAGGCCCCTTGAAGCGCAAGGACACCAAGAGGCTGGTGCTGCACATGAAGAGCGGCGCCAGCTGCCCCTGCCCACAGCTGGACAGCCTGACCGGCAGCTTCCTGCTCATGGGCCGCCAAGTGGACGGGCAGCTGCTGCTCATGGCCGTCTACCGCTGGGACAGGAAGAATAAGGAGATGAAGTTCGCGGTCAAATTCATGTTCTCCTACCCCTGCTCCCTCTACTACCCCTTCTTCTATGGGGCTGCTGAACCCCACTGA